Within Thermomicrobiales bacterium, the genomic segment CGTCCACGTGACCGCACTCGGCTGGTCGACTGTTGGCGCGATCTTTGAAGGTATTCGCGCCTACTGGAACGCCGAGCAAGAAGAGCTCTATGTATTCCGTCTGGACGAGCACATGCAGCGCTTCCGCAACTCGATGAAGCTCGTGCATCTCGCGGAAACGCACGACATGGAGGAGCTCAAAGCGGCGATTCTCGATTTGCTGCGTGCCAACGAGACGCGCGAGGATACGTACATCCGGCCACTTGCGTATCGAGGCGGTGGCTCACGCGGCTTCAGCGCCATCGGTGGCGACACGGAGATCCTGATCAACACACATGCAAGCGCCTCGCACTTGCTTTCCGGCAACGGCAAGCACGCCTGCATCTCGTCGTGGCGACGCATCTCCGAGAACGTCATGCCGCCACGGATCAAGAATCTCTCCAACTATCGCAATGGCCAGCTCGCCAATCAGGAAGCGGCCCAGAACGGCTACGATCTCGCCATCATCCTGAACGAGAATGGCAAGGTGGCCGAGGGTGGCGGAGCCTGCATCGCCTTCGTGCGCGACGGCAAGCTGATTACTCCTGGTGTCACCCAGAGCATCCTGGAGAGCATCACCCGCGACGCGCTCATTCAGCTCGCCGCGAACGAGCTTGGCCTGCAAGTCGAGGAACGCGAAGTCGACCGCACTGAGCTCTACATCGCCGATGAGGTGTTCATGATGGGCACTGCGGCTGAGATCACGCCGGTTCTGTCTGTCGATCGGTACCAGGTCGGCAACGGTGATGTCGGGCCGATCACCCGCAAGCTCGAAGAGCTGCTGGACGATTGCTTCCGTGGCAAGTCCGGCCTGCGTCCGGAGTGGCGCACCGCCGTTGGTGTCGCCGCAACAGCCGCCGTCGCGGACTAAC encodes:
- a CDS encoding branched-chain amino acid transaminase gives rise to the protein MAAGNPTYLWWNGEKVAWDDANVHVTALGWSTVGAIFEGIRAYWNAEQEELYVFRLDEHMQRFRNSMKLVHLAETHDMEELKAAILDLLRANETREDTYIRPLAYRGGGSRGFSAIGGDTEILINTHASASHLLSGNGKHACISSWRRISENVMPPRIKNLSNYRNGQLANQEAAQNGYDLAIILNENGKVAEGGGACIAFVRDGKLITPGVTQSILESITRDALIQLAANELGLQVEEREVDRTELYIADEVFMMGTAAEITPVLSVDRYQVGNGDVGPITRKLEELLDDCFRGKSGLRPEWRTAVGVAATAAVAD